One segment of Primulina tabacum isolate GXHZ01 chromosome 6, ASM2559414v2, whole genome shotgun sequence DNA contains the following:
- the LOC142550114 gene encoding uncharacterized protein LOC142550114, which produces MTLGGATDGDSWRARKAYGRRLENFEISRGADLPQDPVISFGPEDLRGVVASHNDALVVTATIANYDMARILIDNGSSVNILFKSTLDQMKMEGFEFEPISTPLYGFAGHDIPPLGQIVLPLSLGHEPWWVTKMTIFTVVDTPSSYNGILGRLALQDFRAVASTYHQKLKFPVGKVVGVLCGD; this is translated from the coding sequence ATGACCTTGGgaggtgctactgatggagattCCTGGCGAGCTCGGAAAGCGTATGGGAGGAGGTTGGAAAACTTTGAAatatctaggggtgcagacCTACCCCAAGACCCTGTCATCAGTTTTGGGCCagaagacctccgaggcgttgtgGCTTcccataacgatgccttggtggtgacagccaccattgccaattatgatatGGCACGAATCTTGATTGACAATGGAAGCTCAGTGAatatcttgttcaagagcactctggatcaaatgaagatggAGGGATTTGAGTTCGAGCCGATCTCTACTCCTCTATATGGGTTTGCAGGACATGACATCCCGCCACTGGGTCAGATTGTCCTTCCTCTATCTTTGGGACATGAGCCTTGGTGGGTAACAAAGATGACAATATTTACCGTGGTAGACACCCCATCCTCTTACAATGGAATTCTGGGACGGCTGGCCCTACAGGATTTTAGAGCTGTAGCTTCCACATATCATCAGAAACTGAAGTTTCCTGTGGGTAAGGTGGTCGGAGTCTTGTGCGGGGACTAG